Part of the Rutidosis leptorrhynchoides isolate AG116_Rl617_1_P2 unplaced genomic scaffold, CSIRO_AGI_Rlap_v1 contig606, whole genome shotgun sequence genome, CAAATATTGAGGTGACGTGTCATGAACCAAAACTATCCTCAAATCTACCTGAAATGAATTCGAACCGGAGAAATCGACCCACCCATGCCATTGTCGACTTCTTACCCAAGACATCAATTGAGATTGCAATTAATTTACTTAATTATTTCCAATACACAAACGTATAAGTTGAGATCTCATGCCATAAACTCTCTACAACACCCAAACCAATTACGCATTAATGAACAGAATAATACAAGGAATATAGGGACAGAGTAATTACAAGTATCGAATATATAAACGGTAGTTATATattgagtttttttttttcctttttatgtATCAATTTTAATGCTATTAAAAAGTGACGATTCTGGCTCAAGGGCCTAATAGTTCGCGATTGACTCACTCGGGGAAGATTGGGGATTAAATAGGGAGCGAATTATGAGTAGAATTGTATCAATAATGTAAAAAAGAAATAAAATCAACCTTCTACAATTTTGGAATATATCATACAAAATCATTCAATCAACTTTAGAGTGTCGAGCAAAGCAAAGCAAGTAATTATCAGAAACACGGAAAAATGTGAGAGTAAGAATAATAAAATAAACCAAACCGGATGAAACTTTATTAAATCAGCTGATATGTAAACATGTAATTGGGTAGAATAAATTATCCATGAGTGACAATAAATCATCATAGGTGGTCAGCTACATTTTGTCCAATAACGCTATATAATACGATGTATCCAGCTCTAATTGAAATCTCCGGTGGAATTTTAATCCCAGCATGCTTGAAATACGATTCGCATTCTTCGGCGCCATCTTTAGCTACAAACGCATCATAGCTACATGTTTGAGGATCCTCATCAACCTCCCCAAAAGCACTATTAAATGAATTACGCGAGTAGCGAAAAGCGTTAATACATCCATTAATCAAACGTGGATATTTATATTTTCCTTTAGAGGATATCAAAAAATTTCTGCTATTCGTCGTGTTGGATACTGCCAACTTGAATATAATTAGCGCTAGGTCATGATAATTTGAAACAGTAGTACTTTTAGGGTCGGGAGTAATAGCGGAAAGACAAGCATGAGGGTTGTTCTGTCCACCACAAAAATCTTTGACAAATTTTGATGGAACGGCATCGAAGGGATGAAGAAGAGTAATTATGACGATGGTGAACAAAAAAGTTCTTGCGAAAGCCATTAGATCTACTGGTTTTTATGCTGAGGTTCACAATTGTATATATAATATCACATATATATAGTGACTAATCTGATTATGGGTGCAGGCCGCAATTAGTTTTAACGAGTAAAACCGAAAAATTTGTATAAGTAgtaaaagaagaaaaaaagaaaaagaaaaatacatTGAATCTCATAATAAAAATATTCTTTAGATTTATGAGCATATGTACAATATACAAATTAATCAACCCTATAAATGCTAAAAATATATCATATCTTTTCTTTATAGAAAGAAAAAGCCAAACT contains:
- the LOC139884815 gene encoding uncharacterized protein, which encodes MAFARTFLFTIVIITLLHPFDAVPSKFVKDFCGGQNNPHACLSAITPDPKSTTVSNYHDLALIIFKLAVSNTTNSRNFLISSKGKYKYPRLINGCINAFRYSRNSFNSAFGEVDEDPQTCSYDAFVAKDGAEECESYFKHAGIKIPPEISIRAGYIVLYSVIGQNVADHL